From Triticum urartu cultivar G1812 chromosome 2, Tu2.1, whole genome shotgun sequence, a single genomic window includes:
- the LOC125541632 gene encoding glycerophosphodiester phosphodiesterase GDPD2-like, which translates to MAQPKAVRAAAVPDIAAQLDLASACINGAESMMAAPAAGGRPPLVVVGHRGKGMNALASPDERLREVKENSVRSFNDAARVAGVGYVEFDVQVTKDGCPVVFHDNFIFTEQDGKICGKRVTDLPLVEFLSYGPQKDQDKVGRPLLRKLKDGRILRWDVRSDEPLCTLREAFEGVDTRVGFNVELKFDDDLVYQEEELAGVLQAILKVVFEHAKDRPVIFSSFQPDAAQLMRRLQDQYPVYFLTVGGTQLHADARRNSLEEAVRLCRAGGLQGIVSEARAVFRHPSAVARVKESDLSLLTYGQLNNVPEAVYMQHLMGVDGVIVDLVQEIAEAVSEFAAVVAPEPSPEEGQAGRLGPDRAAPAKKTPNFSQREISFLLRLIPELVQ; encoded by the exons ATGGCCCAGCCCAAAGCCGTGCGCGCCGCCGCCGTGCCGGACATCGCCGCGCAGCTCGACCTCGCCTCCGCGTGCATCAACG GCGCCGAGTCGATGATGGCGGCGCCGGCTGCCGGGGGGAGGCCGCCGCTGGTGGTGGTCGGCCACCGTGGGAAGGGGATGAACGCGCTGGCGTCCCCGGACGAGCGGCTGCGCGAGGTGAAGGAGAACTCGGTGCGGTCCTTCAACGACGCCGCGCGCGTCGCCGGCGTCGGCTACGTCGAGTTCGACGTCCAG GTGACCAAAGATGGCTGCCCGGTCGTCTTCCACGACAATTTTATCTTCACCGAACAAGAT GGCAAAATCTGCGGGAAGCGCGTCACTGATCTTCCACTGGTCGAGTTCCTCTCCTACGGCCCTCAGAAGGACCAGGACAAG GTCGGGAGGCCATTGCTGCGGAAGCTCAAGGACGGCAGGATACTGAGGTGGGACGTGCGTTCCGACGAACCCCTCTGCACGCTGCGGGAGGCGTTCGAGGGCGTCGACACGCGCGTCGGCTTCAATGTCGAGCTCAAGTTTGACGATGATCTCGTGTACCAGGAggaggagctcgccggcgtcCTGCAAGCCATCCTAAAG GTTGTTTTTGAGCATGCCAAGGACAGGCCCGTCATTTTCTCCAGCTTCCAGCCCGACGCCGCGCAGCTTATGCGAAGACTGCAAGACCAGTACCCT GTTTACTTCCTGACGGTTGGAGGGACGCAGCTCCACGCCGACGCACGGCGGAACTCGCTGGAGGAGGCTGTCAGGCTGTGCCGCGCCGGCGGCCTGCAGGGCATCGTGTCGGAGGCCAGGGCGGTGTTCCGGCACCCGTCGGCGGTAGCCAGGGTCAAGGAGTCCGATCTCTCCCTGCTCACCTACGGGCAGCTCAA CAACGTGCCGGAGGCGGTGTACATGCAGCACCTGATGGGGGTGGACGGCGTGATCGTCGACCTGGTGCAGGAGATCGCCGAGGCCGTCTCGGAGTTCGCGGCCGTGGTGGCGCCGGAGCCCAGCCCCGAAGAAGGCCAGGCCGGGAGGTTGGGACCGGATAGGGCTGCGCCGGCGAAGAAGACGCCCAACTTCTCGCAGCGGGAGATTTCCTTCCTGCTGAGGCTCATACCCGAGCTCGTACAGTAG